One genomic segment of Caldimonas brevitalea includes these proteins:
- a CDS encoding type I secretion system permease/ATPase has translation MQHAPASGPNGAPDALLQALVWLCRRHGLERTPQSLLAGVPLDGALRPDQAVQVLHEAGFNAAVVERPLPQLLSLLMPAVLLMRSGEAVVVVRRLPPARRRDAVRYEVLLPGQGERCAEVTEDTLLQDYSGHVLVASPRPATDANTVDTAPQGHWLWSTLKRYAPYYRAAMLAALLSNVLMLATGFFTSVVYDRVIPHQAMVTLWALAAGAMLAIGFDLAARQLRSYLVDLAGKKADLALGSALFRQTLGLRLEHRPESAGSFAHYLNQIEVVRDFSTSATVSALTDVPFVLLFVAMTWFVAGPLAGVLLLAIPVILCLSWGVQSVLRRYVSANMKQHADLHGVLIEAVEGLEDLRAAGAQGQFLQRYEQANAAAAHSALQARALSSWVNNVAMVSQQLVTVVMLVWGVHLIHDQQLTGGALIAAVMFAGRAIAPLGSVVSLASRYQGARAALRALDELMGWPTEREPGKRYLPRPTLEGRIGLHGVSFAYPQGTRAHAPLVLKGVNLVIQPGERVAVLGKIGSGKSTILRLLAGLYLPSEGHVEADGLDLRQIDPADFRAQLGFVSQEPRLFQGTLKDNILMGRPHADAQQFTAVTTLTGLDKIAAAHPMGFDLPVGEMGSLLSGGQRQLVALARCLVTQPQILLLDEPTSSMDAQAEASFIHHLRTAIGPRTLVVVTHRPALLSLVDRVVVVDGGRIVADGPKAKVMALLSGQAPAAQRPEAAAEAQEKAAA, from the coding sequence TTGCAACACGCCCCTGCCTCCGGCCCGAACGGCGCGCCCGACGCGCTGCTGCAGGCACTGGTCTGGCTGTGCCGACGGCACGGCCTGGAGCGCACGCCGCAGTCGCTGCTGGCCGGTGTGCCGCTCGACGGCGCCTTGCGCCCCGACCAGGCGGTGCAAGTGCTGCACGAGGCCGGCTTCAACGCGGCGGTGGTCGAGCGGCCGTTGCCGCAATTGCTGTCGCTGCTGATGCCGGCGGTGCTGCTGATGCGCAGCGGCGAGGCGGTGGTGGTGGTGCGGCGGCTCCCCCCGGCTCGCCGGCGCGATGCGGTCCGCTATGAAGTGCTGTTGCCCGGCCAGGGCGAGCGCTGCGCCGAGGTGACCGAGGACACGCTGCTGCAGGACTACAGCGGCCACGTGCTGGTGGCGAGCCCGCGGCCTGCGACCGATGCCAATACCGTCGACACGGCCCCTCAGGGCCACTGGCTGTGGAGCACGCTGAAGCGCTACGCCCCGTACTACCGCGCGGCCATGCTGGCGGCGCTGCTGAGCAACGTGCTGATGCTCGCGACCGGATTTTTCACGTCGGTCGTCTACGACCGTGTGATCCCGCACCAGGCCATGGTGACGCTGTGGGCCTTGGCGGCCGGTGCGATGCTGGCGATCGGCTTCGACCTGGCCGCGCGGCAGCTGCGCAGCTATCTGGTCGACCTGGCCGGCAAGAAGGCCGACCTCGCGCTCGGCTCGGCGTTGTTCCGACAGACGCTCGGCCTGCGGCTCGAACACCGACCCGAATCGGCCGGGTCGTTCGCCCACTATCTGAACCAGATCGAGGTGGTGCGCGACTTCTCGACCTCGGCCACCGTGTCGGCGCTGACCGATGTGCCGTTCGTGCTGTTGTTCGTCGCGATGACGTGGTTCGTCGCCGGGCCGCTGGCGGGTGTGCTGCTGCTGGCCATCCCGGTCATCCTGTGTTTGTCGTGGGGCGTGCAGAGTGTGCTGCGCCGCTACGTCAGCGCCAACATGAAGCAGCATGCGGACCTGCACGGCGTGCTGATCGAGGCCGTCGAGGGCCTGGAAGACCTGCGCGCCGCCGGCGCCCAGGGCCAGTTCCTGCAGCGATATGAACAGGCCAATGCCGCAGCAGCCCACTCGGCGCTGCAGGCGCGGGCGCTGTCGAGTTGGGTCAACAACGTCGCCATGGTGTCGCAGCAGCTGGTCACGGTGGTGATGCTGGTCTGGGGCGTGCACCTGATCCACGACCAGCAGCTCACCGGCGGCGCGTTGATCGCCGCGGTGATGTTCGCCGGCCGGGCCATCGCACCGCTGGGCAGCGTGGTCAGCCTGGCCTCGCGTTACCAGGGCGCGCGCGCCGCGCTGCGGGCGCTCGACGAGTTGATGGGCTGGCCCACCGAACGCGAGCCGGGCAAACGTTATCTGCCGCGCCCGACGCTGGAAGGCCGCATCGGCCTGCACGGTGTCAGTTTTGCCTATCCGCAAGGCACCCGGGCCCATGCGCCGCTGGTGCTGAAGGGCGTCAACCTGGTGATCCAGCCCGGCGAACGGGTGGCCGTGCTGGGCAAGATCGGCAGCGGCAAGTCGACCATCCTGCGGCTGCTGGCGGGGCTGTACCTGCCGAGCGAAGGCCATGTGGAAGCCGACGGCCTGGACCTGCGCCAGATCGACCCCGCTGACTTCCGTGCCCAGCTCGGCTTCGTGTCGCAGGAGCCGCGCTTGTTCCAGGGCACGCTGAAAGACAACATCCTGATGGGCCGGCCGCACGCCGACGCCCAGCAGTTCACCGCCGTCACGACGCTGACCGGGCTCGACAAGATCGCCGCGGCCCACCCGATGGGCTTTGACCTGCCGGTGGGCGAGATGGGCAGCCTGCTGTCGGGCGGGCAGCGTCAGCTGGTGGCGCTGGCGCGCTGCCTGGTGACCCAACCGCAGATCCTGCTGCTCGACGAGCCGACCAGCTCGATGGACGCCCAGGCCGAGGCGAGCTTCATCCACCACCTGCGCACGGCCATCGGGCCGCGCACGCTGGTGGTCGTCACCCACCGTCCCGCACTGTTGAGCCTGGTCGACCGGGTGGTGGTGGTCGACGGCGGCCGCATCGTCGCGGACGGTCCCAAGGCCAAGGTGATGGCGCTGCTGTCGGGCCAGGCGCCCGCGGCACAGCGGCCGGAAGCGGCTGCCGAGGCACAAGAGAAGGCGGCGGCATGA
- a CDS encoding tetratricopeptide repeat protein, with product MIVTDSTAAPTAAPAADTPVARAIALASRGKMTLPELLEQAQQFAQQGQTDALLALYETWLARTDSPHRFIGFFNWGTVLGTLNRHAAAEQAYRQALQIKPDFVQAQLNLGHQLEHQGRLEEALAAWRTVLTMLERSPQADQELQLHALNNLARALEQHKRYDEAQAYMERSLAVCSTQPKVLQHYVHIRQKQCAWPAEQTPPGVSRHQLLMATSPLAMLSASDDPALQLLVAKQFVHERVPPVAQPLPPRGERRPGPIRIGYLSSDLCLHAVGLLTAELFELHDRHRFEVYGFCWTREDGSPLRQRLLSAMDHHVRIGHLDDRAAAEVIRAHDIDILVDLHGLTSGARPGILGLRPAPVQVSYLGFPGTSAVPGVDYVLCDRYVVPEELTPFMTEQPLYVRRCYQVSDRQREVAPTPQRATYGLPEDKFVYCSFNNNFKFTEDLFRLWMRVLDQVPDSVLWLLADNRWAQENMLQMADACGIARERLIFAPRVSPAEYLARFKLADLFLDTFPYNAGTTASDVLWMGTPLLTCSGRTFISRMAGSLLNNVGLPDLVTTSFAEYERRAVELGRQPQRVASYKRYLAEHSAASSLFDVPGLVKDLEDALASLVR from the coding sequence ATGATCGTGACCGATTCCACAGCCGCGCCCACCGCGGCCCCCGCTGCCGACACGCCGGTCGCCCGCGCGATCGCCCTGGCGTCGCGCGGCAAGATGACGCTGCCCGAGCTGCTCGAGCAGGCCCAGCAGTTCGCCCAGCAGGGCCAGACCGACGCGCTGCTGGCGCTGTACGAAACCTGGCTGGCGCGCACCGATTCGCCGCACCGTTTCATCGGCTTTTTCAACTGGGGCACGGTGTTGGGGACGCTGAACCGCCATGCGGCGGCCGAGCAGGCCTACCGCCAGGCGCTGCAGATCAAGCCCGATTTCGTGCAGGCGCAGCTGAACCTGGGCCACCAACTCGAACACCAGGGCCGGCTGGAAGAAGCGCTCGCCGCCTGGCGCACCGTGCTGACGATGCTGGAACGCTCGCCGCAGGCCGACCAAGAGCTGCAACTGCATGCCCTCAACAACCTGGCCCGTGCGCTCGAACAGCACAAACGTTACGACGAGGCGCAGGCCTACATGGAACGCAGCCTGGCCGTGTGCAGCACGCAGCCCAAGGTGCTGCAGCACTATGTGCACATCCGCCAGAAGCAGTGCGCCTGGCCGGCCGAACAGACCCCCCCGGGCGTCAGCCGGCACCAGCTGCTGATGGCCACGTCGCCGCTGGCGATGCTGAGCGCGTCGGACGACCCGGCGCTGCAGCTGCTCGTGGCCAAGCAGTTCGTGCACGAGCGCGTCCCGCCGGTGGCGCAGCCGCTGCCGCCGCGCGGTGAGCGCCGCCCGGGCCCCATCCGCATCGGCTATCTGTCGTCCGATCTGTGCCTGCATGCGGTGGGCCTGCTGACCGCCGAGCTGTTCGAGTTGCACGACCGCCATCGCTTCGAGGTGTACGGCTTTTGCTGGACGCGTGAAGACGGTTCGCCGCTGCGCCAGCGTCTGCTGTCAGCGATGGACCACCACGTGCGCATCGGCCACCTGGACGACCGCGCCGCCGCGGAAGTGATCCGCGCTCACGACATCGACATCCTGGTCGATCTGCACGGCCTCACCTCGGGCGCGCGCCCCGGCATCCTGGGACTGCGCCCGGCGCCGGTGCAGGTGTCGTATCTCGGCTTCCCGGGCACCTCGGCCGTGCCGGGCGTGGACTACGTGCTGTGCGACCGCTATGTCGTGCCCGAGGAACTGACCCCCTTCATGACCGAGCAGCCGCTGTATGTGCGGCGCTGCTACCAGGTGAGCGACCGCCAGCGCGAGGTGGCGCCGACGCCGCAGCGCGCCACCTACGGCCTGCCGGAAGACAAGTTCGTCTACTGCTCGTTCAACAACAACTTCAAGTTCACCGAAGATCTGTTCCGCCTGTGGATGCGGGTGCTCGACCAGGTGCCCGACAGCGTGCTGTGGCTGCTGGCCGACAACCGCTGGGCACAGGAGAACATGCTGCAGATGGCCGATGCCTGCGGGATCGCCCGCGAACGGCTGATCTTCGCGCCGCGCGTGTCGCCGGCCGAGTATCTGGCGCGCTTCAAGCTCGCCGACCTGTTCCTCGACACCTTCCCCTACAACGCCGGCACCACTGCCAGTGACGTGCTGTGGATGGGCACGCCCTTGCTGACCTGCTCGGGCCGCACCTTCATCTCGCGCATGGCTGGCAGCCTGCTGAACAACGTGGGCCTGCCCGACCTGGTGACCACCAGCTTTGCCGAGTACGAACGGCGCGCCGTCGAACTGGGCCGCCAGCCGCAGCGGGTGGCCTCCTACAAGCGGTATTTGGCCGAGCATTCCGCCGCTTCTTCCTTGTTCGACGTGCCGGGCCTCGTGAAAGACTTGGAAGACGCGTTGGCGAGCCTGGTGCGCTGA
- a CDS encoding methionine ABC transporter ATP-binding protein: MIRLHQLSKTFHRDGQGVEVLHDVDLEIAEGEVFGIIGRSGAGKSTLVRMFNLLERPDRGSVRIDGDDIIRFDAARLRRWRQRVGMVFQHFNLLYAKTVADNLRFALRLAGGHSPREVEARVDELLELVGLREHRDRYPAPLSGGQKQRVGIARALANRPRLLLCDEATSALDPETTQAILRLLARINQELRLTIVLITHEMDVVRSLCDRVAVLERGRVVEVGEVADVFLFPQHAVTRRLVSESQATAELDPLDLQGPASGGPLLRLTLLDEAATRPVLSQLSTETGVPLNIVRGAVGQLKGRPYGQLLVRLPDAAALAALRPALQRHRVEHELLAVHSRLPADEVAA; the protein is encoded by the coding sequence ATGATCCGACTCCACCAGCTGAGCAAAACCTTTCACCGCGACGGGCAGGGCGTCGAGGTGCTGCACGACGTCGACCTCGAGATCGCCGAGGGTGAGGTGTTCGGCATCATCGGCCGCTCAGGCGCCGGCAAGAGCACGCTGGTGCGCATGTTCAACCTGCTCGAGCGGCCCGACCGCGGCAGCGTCCGGATCGACGGCGACGACATCATCCGCTTCGACGCCGCCCGTCTGCGGCGCTGGCGGCAGCGGGTGGGCATGGTGTTCCAGCATTTCAATTTGCTGTACGCGAAGACGGTGGCCGACAACCTGCGCTTCGCGCTGCGGCTGGCCGGCGGCCACAGCCCTCGCGAGGTGGAAGCCCGCGTCGACGAACTGCTCGAGCTGGTCGGGCTGCGCGAGCACCGCGACCGCTATCCGGCACCGCTGTCCGGCGGGCAGAAGCAGCGGGTCGGCATTGCGCGCGCCTTGGCCAACCGCCCGCGCCTGCTGCTGTGCGACGAGGCCACCTCCGCGCTCGACCCCGAAACCACGCAAGCGATCCTGCGGCTGCTGGCCCGCATCAACCAGGAACTGCGGCTGACCATCGTGCTCATCACGCACGAGATGGACGTGGTGCGCTCGCTGTGCGACCGTGTCGCGGTGCTCGAGCGAGGCCGCGTGGTCGAGGTCGGCGAGGTGGCCGATGTGTTCCTGTTTCCGCAGCATGCGGTGACCCGCCGGCTGGTCAGCGAGTCGCAGGCCACAGCCGAACTCGATCCGCTGGACCTGCAAGGGCCGGCAAGCGGCGGGCCGCTGTTGCGCCTGACCTTGCTCGACGAGGCGGCCACCCGCCCGGTGCTCAGCCAGTTGTCGACCGAAACCGGCGTGCCGCTGAACATCGTCCGCGGTGCGGTCGGGCAGTTGAAGGGGCGGCCTTACGGGCAGTTGCTGGTGCGCCTGCCCGATGCGGCGGCGCTGGCCGCTTTGAGGCCGGCGCTGCAGCGCCACCGGGTCGAGCACGAACTGCTGGCCGTGCACTCGCGCTTGCCCGCCGACGAGGTCGCGGCATGA
- a CDS encoding methionine ABC transporter permease, which yields MNWDALHWPEIGEATLDTLTMSGVSLLFTVLLGLPLGIALFLTGPGRLLEQRAVYAVLSLAVNLLRSLPFVILLIVMLPLTVWVTGTSIGVPGAIPPLVAAAAPFFARLVENVLREVDHGVTEACLAMGARVHQVVLGGLLPEAWPGVLGAITVTAVALLSYSAMSGAIGGGGLGDLAIRYGYQRFQTEVMVVTVAVLLLLVQAVQWTGDRVVLRCTRR from the coding sequence ATGAACTGGGACGCACTCCACTGGCCCGAGATCGGCGAGGCGACGCTCGACACCTTGACGATGAGCGGTGTCTCGCTGCTGTTCACGGTCTTGCTGGGCCTGCCGCTGGGCATTGCGCTGTTCCTCACGGGCCCCGGCCGGCTGCTCGAACAGCGCGCCGTCTATGCCGTGCTGTCGCTGGCCGTCAACCTGCTGCGCTCGCTGCCCTTCGTGATTTTGCTGATCGTGATGCTGCCGCTGACCGTGTGGGTCACCGGCACGTCGATCGGCGTGCCCGGCGCCATCCCGCCGCTGGTGGCGGCTGCGGCGCCGTTTTTCGCGCGCCTGGTCGAGAACGTGCTGCGCGAGGTCGACCACGGCGTGACCGAAGCCTGCCTTGCGATGGGCGCCCGCGTGCACCAGGTCGTGCTCGGCGGCCTGCTGCCCGAAGCCTGGCCCGGCGTGCTGGGCGCGATCACCGTCACGGCGGTGGCCTTGCTGTCGTATTCCGCCATGTCGGGTGCCATCGGCGGGGGTGGCCTGGGCGACCTGGCGATCCGCTACGGCTACCAGCGCTTCCAGACCGAGGTGATGGTCGTCACCGTCGCCGTGCTGCTGCTGCTGGTGCAGGCCGTGCAGTGGACGGGCGACCGCGTGGTGTTGCGCTGTACGCGACGCTGA
- a CDS encoding MetQ/NlpA family ABC transporter substrate-binding protein, with product MSKQLLTWLAAGLLGLGGAHADTLSVAASPVPHAEILEFIKPRLAQEGVELQIKVFDDYIQPNVQVAEKRLDANFFQHKPYLDEYNKSKGTKLVLLTPVHIEPFGAYSRKYKSAAELPEGATIAVPNNPANTGRALLLLAGQGLITLKDPGNILATERDIVSNPKKLKIRQLDAAALPRVLDQVDAAIINTNYALQAKLVPTRDAIFFERGKSYYANALVARPDNQDREAIKKLSAALNSPDVRRFLEEKYQGAVVPAF from the coding sequence ATGTCCAAGCAACTCCTCACCTGGCTGGCCGCCGGCCTGCTGGGCCTCGGCGGCGCCCACGCCGACACCCTCAGCGTGGCCGCCAGCCCGGTGCCGCACGCCGAGATCCTCGAATTCATCAAGCCGCGTTTGGCGCAGGAGGGCGTCGAGTTGCAGATCAAGGTCTTCGACGACTACATCCAGCCCAATGTGCAAGTGGCCGAAAAGCGCCTCGACGCCAACTTCTTCCAGCACAAGCCCTATCTCGACGAATACAACAAGAGCAAGGGCACCAAGCTGGTGCTGCTGACGCCGGTGCACATCGAGCCGTTCGGCGCCTATTCACGCAAATACAAGTCGGCCGCCGAACTGCCCGAGGGCGCGACCATCGCGGTGCCCAACAACCCCGCCAACACGGGCCGGGCCTTGTTGCTGCTGGCCGGCCAGGGCCTGATCACGCTGAAGGACCCGGGCAACATCCTGGCGACCGAGCGCGACATCGTGTCCAACCCCAAGAAGCTCAAGATCCGCCAGCTCGACGCGGCGGCGCTGCCGCGCGTGCTCGACCAGGTCGACGCCGCCATCATCAACACCAACTACGCGCTGCAGGCCAAGCTGGTGCCCACGCGCGACGCCATCTTCTTCGAGCGCGGCAAGTCGTACTACGCCAACGCGCTGGTGGCGCGGCCCGACAACCAGGACCGCGAGGCGATCAAGAAGCTGTCGGCGGCGTTGAACTCGCCCGATGTGCGCCGCTTCCTGGAAGAGAAGTACCAAGGCGCCGTCGTCCCGGCGTTCTGA
- a CDS encoding group I truncated hemoglobin: MTSLYDKLGGEAAVDAAVDRFYDRVLRDERIKHFFEGIDMPRQRQHQKMFLTYAFGGAPAYGGGGLRASHAPLVARGLNDTHFDAVIEDLALTLKDMGVADDLVDEVALVAETVRPDVLGR; encoded by the coding sequence ATGACGAGTCTGTACGACAAGCTGGGCGGCGAAGCTGCAGTCGATGCTGCGGTGGACCGGTTCTACGACCGGGTGCTGCGCGACGAGCGCATCAAGCACTTCTTCGAGGGCATCGACATGCCGCGCCAGCGCCAACACCAGAAGATGTTCCTCACCTATGCCTTCGGTGGCGCGCCGGCCTATGGCGGCGGCGGCCTGCGGGCCTCCCACGCGCCGCTGGTCGCGCGCGGCCTGAACGACACCCATTTCGACGCGGTCATCGAAGACCTCGCCCTGACGCTCAAGGACATGGGCGTCGCCGACGACCTGGTCGACGAGGTCGCGCTGGTCGCCGAAACCGTGCGGCCCGACGTGCTCGGCCGCTGA